Proteins from one Mus caroli chromosome 3, CAROLI_EIJ_v1.1, whole genome shotgun sequence genomic window:
- the Fubp1 gene encoding far upstream element-binding protein 1 isoform X1, with protein sequence MADYSTVPPPSSGSAGGGGGGVVNDAFKDALQRARQIAAKIGGDAGTSLNSNDYGYGGQKRPLEDGDGSWTNPSSTTHWEGMPSPFKDQPDAKKVPPQNDSFGAQLPPMHQQQSRSVMTEEYKVPDGMVGFIIGRGGEQISRIQQESGCKIQIAPDSGGLPERSCMLTGTPESVQSAKRLLDQIVEKGRPAPGFHHGDGPGNAVQEIMIPASKAGLVIGKGGETIKQLQERAGVKMVMIQDGPQNTGADKPLRITGDPYKVQQAKEMVLELIRDQGGFREVRNEYGSRIGGNEGIDVPIPRFAVGIVIGRNGEMIKKIQNDAGVRIQFKPDDGTTPDRIAQITGPPDRCQHAAEIITDLLRSVQAGNPGGPGPGGRGRGRGQGNWNMGPPGGLQEFNFIVPTGKTGLIIGKGGETIKSISQQSGARIELQRNPPPNADPNMKLFTIRGTPQQIDYARQLIEEKIGGPVNPLGPPVPHGPHGVPGPHGPPGPPGPGTPMGPYNPAPYNPGPPGPAPHGPPAPYAPQGWGNAYPHWQQQAPPDPAKAGTDPNSAAWAAYYAHYYQQQAQPPPAAPAGAPATTQTNGQGNYGDQQAPAPAGQVDYTKAWEEYYKKMGQAVPAPAGAPPGGQPDYSAAWAEYYRQQAAYYAQTSPQGMPQHPPAPQGQ encoded by the exons ATGGCCGACTACTCCACAGTGCCTCCGCCGTCGTCTGGCTCggctggcggcggcggcggcggagtcGTTAACGACGCTTTCAAAgatgccctgcagagagcgcggCAG attgcAGCAAAAATTGGGGGTGATGCTGGTACATCATTGAATTCAAATGACTATGGTTATGGGGGACAAAAAAGACCCTTAGAAGATGGAG atgGCTCTTGGACAAATCCGAGCAGTACCACACACTGGGAGGGAATGCCCTCTCCTTTTAAAG ATCAGCCAGATGCTAAGAAAGTACCTCCCCAAAATGACT cttttGGAGCACAGTTACCTCCAATGCATCAGCAGCAAAG CAGATCTGTAATGACAGAAGAATACAAAGTTCCAGATGGAATGGTTGGATTTA TAATTGGCAGAGGAGGTGAACAGATCTCACGCATACAGCAGGAATCTGGATGCAAGATACAGATAGCTCCTG aTAGTGGTGGCCTACCAGAAAGGTCTTGTATGCTAACTGGAACACCTGAATCTGTCCA ATCAGCAAAAAGATTATTGGACCAGATTGTTGAAAAGGGAAGACCAGCCCCTGGCTTTCATCATGGTGATGGACCTGGAAATGCAGTTCAGGAAATCATGATTCCAGCCAGCAAAGCGGGACTAGTTATTGGAAAGGGGGGAGAGACTATTAAACAACTTCAG GAACGGGCTGGTGTTAAAATGGTAATGATTCAAGATGGGCCGCAAAACACTGGTGCTGATAAACCTCTTAGGATTACGGGTGACCCATACAAGGTTCAG CAAGCCAAGGAAATGGTATTAGAGTTAATTCGTGATCAAGGTGGTTTCAGAGAAGTGCGGAATGAGTATGGCTCAAGAATAGGAGGCAATGAAGGGATAGAT GTCCCAATTCCAAGATTTGCTGTTGGCATTGTAataggaagaaatggagaaatgattaaaaaaatacaaaatgatgcTGGTGTTCGAATTCAGTTTAAGCCAG aTGATGGAACAACACCTGATAGGATAGCACAGATAACAGGACCTCCAGACAGATGTCAGCATGCTGCAGAAATAATCACAGACCTTCTACGAAGTGTTCAG gCTGGCAATCCTGGTGGACCTGGACCTGGTGGTCGAGGACGAGGTAGAGGTCAAGGAAACTGGAATATGGGACCACCTGGTGGACTCCAGGAATTTAATTTCATTGTGCCAACTGGGAAAACTGGACTGATAATTGGAAAAG GAGGTGAAACCATAAAAAGCATAAGCCAACAGTCTGGTGCAAGAATAGAGCTGCAGAGAAATCCTCCACCTAATGCAGATCCCAATATGAAGTTATTTACAATTCGGGGCACTCCACAGCAAATAGACTATGCTCGACAACTCATAGAAGAGAAGATTGGG ggCCCAGTAAATCCTTTAGGGCCACCTGTACCCCATGGGCCCCATGGGGTTCCAGGTCCTCATGGGCCTCCTGGACCTCCAGGGCCGGGAACTCCAATGGGACCATACAACCCTGCACCTTACAATCCAGGACCTCCTGGCCCAGCTCCTCA CGGTCCTCCAGCCCCATATGCTCCCCAGGGATGGGGAAATGCGTATCCACATTGGCAGCAACAGGCTCCTCCTGACCCAG cCAAGGCAGGAACAGATCCAAACTCCGCAGCTTGGGCTGCGTATTATGCTCACTATTACCAACAGCAGGCACAGCCCCCACCTGCAGCTCCTGCTGGTGCACCAGCTACAACCCAAACTAATGGACAAGGTAACTACG gagatcagcaggctccagctccagctggACAGGTTGATTATACAAAGGCTTGGGAAGAGTACTACAAGAAAATGG
- the Fubp1 gene encoding far upstream element-binding protein 1 isoform X2, with product MADYSTVPPPSSGSAGGGGGGVVNDAFKDALQRARQIAAKIGGDAGTSLNSNDYGYGGQKRPLEDGDGSWTNPSSTTHWEGMPSPFKDQPDAKKVPPQNDSFGAQLPPMHQQQRSVMTEEYKVPDGMVGFIIGRGGEQISRIQQESGCKIQIAPDSGGLPERSCMLTGTPESVQSAKRLLDQIVEKGRPAPGFHHGDGPGNAVQEIMIPASKAGLVIGKGGETIKQLQERAGVKMVMIQDGPQNTGADKPLRITGDPYKVQQAKEMVLELIRDQGGFREVRNEYGSRIGGNEGIDVPIPRFAVGIVIGRNGEMIKKIQNDAGVRIQFKPDDGTTPDRIAQITGPPDRCQHAAEIITDLLRSVQAGNPGGPGPGGRGRGRGQGNWNMGPPGGLQEFNFIVPTGKTGLIIGKGGETIKSISQQSGARIELQRNPPPNADPNMKLFTIRGTPQQIDYARQLIEEKIGGPVNPLGPPVPHGPHGVPGPHGPPGPPGPGTPMGPYNPAPYNPGPPGPAPHGPPAPYAPQGWGNAYPHWQQQAPPDPAKAGTDPNSAAWAAYYAHYYQQQAQPPPAAPAGAPATTQTNGQGNYGDQQAPAPAGQVDYTKAWEEYYKKMGQAVPAPAGAPPGGQPDYSAAWAEYYRQQAAYYAQTSPQGMPQHPPAPQGQ from the exons ATGGCCGACTACTCCACAGTGCCTCCGCCGTCGTCTGGCTCggctggcggcggcggcggcggagtcGTTAACGACGCTTTCAAAgatgccctgcagagagcgcggCAG attgcAGCAAAAATTGGGGGTGATGCTGGTACATCATTGAATTCAAATGACTATGGTTATGGGGGACAAAAAAGACCCTTAGAAGATGGAG atgGCTCTTGGACAAATCCGAGCAGTACCACACACTGGGAGGGAATGCCCTCTCCTTTTAAAG ATCAGCCAGATGCTAAGAAAGTACCTCCCCAAAATGACT cttttGGAGCACAGTTACCTCCAATGCATCAGCAGCAAAG ATCTGTAATGACAGAAGAATACAAAGTTCCAGATGGAATGGTTGGATTTA TAATTGGCAGAGGAGGTGAACAGATCTCACGCATACAGCAGGAATCTGGATGCAAGATACAGATAGCTCCTG aTAGTGGTGGCCTACCAGAAAGGTCTTGTATGCTAACTGGAACACCTGAATCTGTCCA ATCAGCAAAAAGATTATTGGACCAGATTGTTGAAAAGGGAAGACCAGCCCCTGGCTTTCATCATGGTGATGGACCTGGAAATGCAGTTCAGGAAATCATGATTCCAGCCAGCAAAGCGGGACTAGTTATTGGAAAGGGGGGAGAGACTATTAAACAACTTCAG GAACGGGCTGGTGTTAAAATGGTAATGATTCAAGATGGGCCGCAAAACACTGGTGCTGATAAACCTCTTAGGATTACGGGTGACCCATACAAGGTTCAG CAAGCCAAGGAAATGGTATTAGAGTTAATTCGTGATCAAGGTGGTTTCAGAGAAGTGCGGAATGAGTATGGCTCAAGAATAGGAGGCAATGAAGGGATAGAT GTCCCAATTCCAAGATTTGCTGTTGGCATTGTAataggaagaaatggagaaatgattaaaaaaatacaaaatgatgcTGGTGTTCGAATTCAGTTTAAGCCAG aTGATGGAACAACACCTGATAGGATAGCACAGATAACAGGACCTCCAGACAGATGTCAGCATGCTGCAGAAATAATCACAGACCTTCTACGAAGTGTTCAG gCTGGCAATCCTGGTGGACCTGGACCTGGTGGTCGAGGACGAGGTAGAGGTCAAGGAAACTGGAATATGGGACCACCTGGTGGACTCCAGGAATTTAATTTCATTGTGCCAACTGGGAAAACTGGACTGATAATTGGAAAAG GAGGTGAAACCATAAAAAGCATAAGCCAACAGTCTGGTGCAAGAATAGAGCTGCAGAGAAATCCTCCACCTAATGCAGATCCCAATATGAAGTTATTTACAATTCGGGGCACTCCACAGCAAATAGACTATGCTCGACAACTCATAGAAGAGAAGATTGGG ggCCCAGTAAATCCTTTAGGGCCACCTGTACCCCATGGGCCCCATGGGGTTCCAGGTCCTCATGGGCCTCCTGGACCTCCAGGGCCGGGAACTCCAATGGGACCATACAACCCTGCACCTTACAATCCAGGACCTCCTGGCCCAGCTCCTCA CGGTCCTCCAGCCCCATATGCTCCCCAGGGATGGGGAAATGCGTATCCACATTGGCAGCAACAGGCTCCTCCTGACCCAG cCAAGGCAGGAACAGATCCAAACTCCGCAGCTTGGGCTGCGTATTATGCTCACTATTACCAACAGCAGGCACAGCCCCCACCTGCAGCTCCTGCTGGTGCACCAGCTACAACCCAAACTAATGGACAAGGTAACTACG gagatcagcaggctccagctccagctggACAGGTTGATTATACAAAGGCTTGGGAAGAGTACTACAAGAAAATGG